The Tolypothrix sp. NIES-4075 DNA segment GCTTACCTCTATTTGAAAATTTAACTAGCTCGAATCCGCAAGAGGTAATTGAGAAGTATGGACTACCATCTGATAAAGATATTGTATTTGCCACTGGTAGGGCAACAAAATACAAAGGTTTTGAGTACTTAGTAAGAGCATTTGCAGAATCTCAAGCAAATCATGCAGCTGAACTGGTGCTTTTAGTGACTAGCTTTGCTACTTCTCAAACTAAAAACAGTTACCAGGATATTGTCAAAGAATTTCAAGAACTACAAGTTCGTGGCAAGGTGATTCATGCGTTTATTCCCCAAGAGGATCTCAGAGCAATTTTCCGATTACCCAATGTTAAATCGATAGTTGTCCCATCTTTGTCGGAACCGTTTGGTATGATTCCTTTAGAAGTTAGACATTGGTGTACTGATAATGCACCAGTTCTAGTTTGCTCTCAAGCGGATGGTCTGAAGGAGTTGATTAATCAAGGTGAAGACGGGTTTTTAGTTGATGTTGAGAACACCAGTGAATTTGCTCAAGCTTTAACTCGTGCTGTGAATATGTCATCTGAAGAGAGAAAAGGTTTTTTGAGCAAAGGTAAGGAAAAATTGGCACGCAAGTACAATTTACCTCGGAATATCGCTGACTGTATTTTAAATATAGTATCTCAGCAAGATTAACAAAAACGCTTCGTTACTGCTTCTAACTCTGTAAAAGTCAATATAATTTATAATTCATAATTAATAATTCATAATTATTACCCCACACATTCATGTGGGGGCTTGATTTAGGAATAAAATTTATTTTTTACCATCAAGAAATTGATTTGCTCTGCACCCTAAATTATGAATTATGAAGAGCGAAATTAATAATTATTCGGTCAGGATCGCCATGTTGTCAGTCAGTGATGCAGAAGCTATTATTTTAAATTTGGTGCAACCGCTGCACAATCAGCGAGATACAGAAGTTGTCGATTTACTTGCAGATAATCGCATTCTCGCTTCACCTGTCACAAGTAACTTAGATTTTCCCCATTGGGATAATTCGGCGATGGATGGTTACGCTGTGCGTTATGAAGATGTACAGCATTGCAGCGAGGAAGCACCAGCGGTTTTGGAAATTATTGAAGAAATTCCCGCCGGGTATCAGCCTCAGCGTACAATTAAGCTGGGGCAAGCTGCGCGAATTTTCACAGGTGCGGTCATGCCGGCAGGTGGGGATACGGTAGTTATGCAGGAAAAAACTCGCTTGGAAGATAACCGCGTTTTCATCCTGACTGCACCCAAACTCCAAGAATTTGTTCGACATAAAGCATCTTACTATCAAGCTGGGACAGAATTACTACCCGCCGGCATCGTTTTAAATGCGCCGGAAATTGCCGTTTTAGCTGCTGCTCAATGTACGCAGTTACGTGTTTGCCGCAAATTGCGTGTAGCAATATTTTCGACAGGTAATGAATTGGTAACGCCTGATAAGCCGCTGCAACCCGGACAAATTGTGGATTCCAATCAGTATGCGATCGCCTCTTTGGTCAGGCAAACCGGGGCAGAAGTGTTAATGTTAGGAATTGTTAAGGACGATCCAGAGATATTAAAGCAAGTAATTTCTCAGGCTATTGCTAACGCCGATATAATTATCTCTTCTGGTGGGGTTTCCGTGGGAGATTACGACTACGTTGAGCAAATTCTCAATTCCTTAAGCGCAAAAATTCACATTCGATCTGTGGGAATGAAACCAGGTAAACCGCTGACTTTCGCTACCTTCCCAAATCAGAATTGCTTATATTTCGGTTTACCAGGAAATCCGGCTGCGGTTTTGGTGACATTTTGGCGGTTTGTGCAACCGGCAATGAAAAAGATGTCAGGACTTGCAGACAATTGGCTAAGTTTTGTGAAAGCGCGATCGCATGAAGAATTGCGATCGGATGGCAAGCGAGAAACTTACCTTTGGGGTAAATTGCATTTAGTTGATGGGTTTTACCACTTTCACGTCGCTGGTGGCAGTCACAGTTCGGGAAACTTAATAAATTTAGCGCAAACCAACGCTTTAGCTATTTTACCTGTGGGTAAAACCTTAATTTCGCCTGGTGAGGAAGTGCAAGTTTTGCAAGTTGGGTAATTGAGAATTGGGAATAGGTAATTGGTAATTGGTAATTGGTGATTGTTTTTTTCATTCCCCATTCCCCATTCCCTATTTCCCATTCCGATTAATCCAAATACCTCTGAGTCCAACTGCTTTGGCACCGTGATAATCTTCTTTTATGCTGTCGCCGATGTGCCATGCTAATTCAGGTGGACAGTTGTGCTTTTCTAAAGCGGTAAGAAAAATTTGGCGATCGGGTTTTGCGGCACCTACTTGGGTGGAAATTGTAATCGAACTGAAAAATTCTCTTAGTTGCAAATCTTGCAATACTGAATAGAGACGAGAATCGAAATTAGAAATTATCCCTAGTTGAATTCCTAAACCTTGCCAGTTGACTAATGATGCTAAAACATCAGGATAAATAAACCACGGTTCAGCTGTACCAAAGTGAATATAAAGTTCGCTAAAAAAAGCTGAAAAGTCAGAAAATTGTGGGAGAACACCAGCGCGTTCAAATGTATGACAAGCTATTTGCAACCACCAATCAAACTCGCGCTGAGGAATATCTTGTTGTTCTGCACCGGGAAATATCGGTGGTGAAGATGCTTTAAAGCTTTGGATAAATGCTTTATTTAAAGTATCGGGGGGAACTTGCACACCAAATTCCTGCGCTATCTGACTATAAATTTCACCGACACTGCCTTTAACTCCGAAGAGTGTACCAACAGCATCTAAAAAAATAACTTTAGGTCGTTCCATAGTACCAAGTGCTGAATGCTTAGGTAAAGTAGATTTTAAATTAGTAAGGTGCGTTAGCAACTGCGTAACGCACCTTATTAAGAAGCAATATTTGTAACGCTTTCTCAAGGAAGATGGGGATTAGGGACTGGTGAGTCCAGCGCGGTCTTCTCCCACTCGTGTGAGGCTAGCGCCAAGGGGGTTTCCCCCATGAGCGACTTCAGAACCCGAAGGGGGACTGGGGATTGGAAAAAAGAGATTTTTATAATTTCTTGTGTGATGAAATCATATTATGTGATGCAACAACCCTCGTAGAGACGTTCCAAACCGAACGTCTCTACTATATGTATGAACCGCTAATTCTATCACATGAAAGTCTATTTAGAAAGTATTTCGATGATAGGACGAGCTAACCAGTTAAAACCAACTTTTAGCTGATGATCTAAAGTGGGCATCCGATAGAGGTAAGCTAGACGACGAGCAACAGCTGCCAAAGAACCATCTAATTTAACTCCTAAACCGGTGAGGGTAGCGTTGTCTATCCCCAGTGTCATCATTTCCCCTAACTGCTGGTAGCGGAAGGGAAGTAAAGGGCGATCGCTTAAAGTTGCCCAGATATTCCATGCTGTATAATCAGCTTGTTGAAAAGCTGCTTGGGCAGTTGCGGGAACTTGCTGACCTTCGATATCATGAGAGTCTGCTAAGTCTCCTAATGCAAAGATTTCTGGATGGTCAACTACTTGCAGAGTTGGTGTAGTGGTAATTTGACCGCGCTGATTTTGCTTGAGGGGAAGATTTTTCACTACCGGACTAACTCGCGTTCCCACTGTCCAGATTACCAAATCTACGGGAATTGTATCAACCTGATTTTTATAATCTAGGGAAATGCTATCTTGAGTAAGTGATTCAACTTTGGTTTCTAAATCAATAAAAACACCCCGCGCTTCTAAAGCTTTTGTCGCAGCTTCACGGTTAAATTCTGGGGAAGTTCGCAAAATTTGATCGCTGAGTTCAACTAAACGAAAGCGTCCTCTTTCTCCTAACCTGTCTGCAAGTTTGCAAGCTAATTCTACACCACTGTAACCACCACCAACAATTGCGACGCGGATTTTGTCTGCTGGTGATTCTTCTAAAACGCGCAGACGTTCTTCTAGATTATACGCATCAGCAACGCTGCGGAAGGGGTAGGCGTGGGACGAAGCACCCGGAACTAAATCTAAGGGTGTTTCTCCACCCAGCGCTAAAACTAAGCGATCGTAGGGAATTTCCTGACTATTCTGTAAATGTACTCTTTGCTGGTCTATGTCAATTTCCGAGACGAGTGATTGACAAAAACGGACACCTGTGTTTGACAAAAGTTCTTCAAAAGGAGGGGCAATTTCCCAAGTTTGTAGTTCCCCGGTGAGAAGTTCGTAGAGGAGGGGGGAGAAAAGGAAGCGATCGCTTTGATCTACTAGAACAATTTCTGGTTTTTGCGTAGCCCAAGGTAACTGGCTTAAGCGTAAAGCAGTATGGAGACCACCAAAGCCTCCACCTAGTATACAGATTCGTGCAGGTTGTTGAGTCATCGGTCTTTAGGTCGGCATTGTCAGGTAGTTCTTTTAGTTTAATGATTTATTTCTATCTCTGACCATTAACCAGCTATCTCGATACTCTCCCTCATGTAGTTCATGTTTGGGCAAAATTTTCACTTTTTCAAAGCCACATTTATCGTAGCAGCGGATAGCGCGAGTATTCCTCACGCTTGGATCGATGACAATTTTATCAGCTTGTAATTCTTCAAAAATATAGTTGACAAGTGTTGATAATATTTTCGTACCAATTCCTTGATTCCAATAATTCGTTTCACCGATAAACAAGTCAATTGCATAAACATTATTTGTTTCATTTAAACAATACGTTTGTCTGTCGTTTTCCGATAAGTCATCTAGCAAGCAATATTGGATATAACCAATAGGGAGTTTGTCATAATAAACCAGACAAGGGATAACCGGGTCATCTCCCATGACTTGGGGTTTGTATGTTTCGATAATTCTTTCTAGAGGAAAAGGATTATCTCTTCCTTCGTAAAACTCTAAGACTTTATCATCAGTCAGCCATTTAGCCATTAACTGATAATCGCAAATTTCGTCTTGCATTTGACGAATCATGATTTTATCGTTTTTAATTCTCATCTAAATTAACGAGGCAATTATATTGATACTCATAGCTAAAATGGTAGTATTAAAAAAGAAAGATAATATTCCATGCAGTAAAGCTAAACGTCTCATTTCTCGTGAAGTTGTTTGCACATCAGAAACTTGACTTGTCATGCCAATGACAAAAGAAAAATATAAAAAGTCCCAAAAATCAGGTTGACGTAGACCCAAAGCGGCTTGTCGTGAGACATCGCTAGGAAAATCTAGACCCCCAGCTATTTCCTCATTCTTACTTTCATGGTCTTGATAATAACTGCGTGCATATTGCAATGCAAATACTGTATGTACGAGCAACCAAGAACCTATAATTGTCGTGACAGCAAGCATAACATGTAAAGTTAGCAGCATTGGAGATATTCCCTTTTTATCGGTGAGTAAAAACCCAATAGCTAACACACCAGCGCAAGCAGCAGCGATAATTAAAATAAAGATAGCCAAACGACCTTGATATTCACGTTTAGCATTACGACGCATCGTTTCTGGAGTAGCCTTGAACATCATCACCAAAGTCAAGACTAATAAACAATAAGCACCGCAATCCCAAGCGGTGAGAATGCGTGTAGGTAAGTGCAGTGAATGTGGAAGTATTACTAATACGAATGCGGCTAAACAGATAGAAGTAAGCAGTCGGTGTCGAGAATCTATTTTTTTCAAAGAATTAGGTATATCAGGCGATCGCATAAGTTAATCAAACTCTAAAGCATAATTAACAGTATATCTTGCCTGTAATAACTTATAGCAATCTTAAATAAGAGTGTAAATTCCTCTCTTTACCTAAGGATTCAAAATGTTTGAGTTCATCTTTTTTAAACGCAGAGTAACGCTGAGGTTGACGCAGAGGTTCGCTGAGGTTTTAATCAAACTTTTTCATATTTATAAAAAATTCTTTTCTCTTCTATTGTAACGAAGACTCTGCGTACCTCTGCGCTTACCTTAGCGCTACTTTGCGTTTAAAACATTGAATTCAATTTTACGAACACTGTTTTTCTTGCGTTTTTACTTTCTCTAATTTCTTAGGTGGTAAGCCGATTTTTGCCTTCTTATAAAGCCGTTCAAATTCTCGCATATAATGAGCCGCAACTACAGGATTTTCAATAACTAAAAGTGTTTCGTCATTACCATTATTTGCAGCTTCCGACCAATTGTGAGAACCTGTAATTACGATTTGTCCATCTATAACAGCAAATTTATGATGCAATAAATCACCTTTGGGTAATAAAGGTACACCAACTGTGGTAATGGGATTTTGCCAAGGATGATTATTCAGTTCATATTTACATTTGTTCCTGAAAGCAATACCCATCATATCTAATGCTTCACTATATGAACGATAAGCGAATTGTGGTTCAATCAAAGCGCGAATTTGCACGCTTTCTTGATTGCGATTTTCTAAGATATCAGCAAGATGCTGTTCGGAAAATACAAACAATGCCATATCTACGTTATTTGTCGCGGAATTTAAAATTTTGCCGATTAAACCGTTACTGCTTTTACTCCAAGGTTGAGTTGGGGAAGTTGGTGAAAACTGCACGGTAATTTTGTTTGCACCTAAGCTGATTTTTTCGGGTAAACGTAATGGTTTTTTCAAGCCAAATTTACTATCTGATTTTCCAGCTTGTCCATCGCCCCACATGATGTTAAACTCTTTGGTGAATAAAGCAGCTAATTCTGGGCTGTCGATATTTAATAAATTATTGGCGTTACCTAAACTGGTATTATTAGAATAATCTCCATGAATGTCACTCAAGGTAAAATTAGCCGAAGTAACAATCACAATGCGATTATCGACAATCACAAATTTATGATGCATCAAATCGCTACCTCGTGAATTATCTGCTCTATCATCAATTATAGGGACTTTCGCATTGCGTAAAATCGCCAAAGCATCTCTTTGCTTGATTTCCTCTGAACTAAGTTGATTATCTTTGTTAATGTCTATAAATTGGCGAAATTCTTGATATCTTTCCTTTTCTCTCTTATTTAGCTTACCAACTTCTGCCGCAGTGAAACTACTCCAAGCACGACTATAGGTGTTTTCCAAAATTAATCTCACCTTAACCCCAGCTTTTTGTCTATCAACCAACGCTTGTGCAACTTTGGGTAGACGCAATTCTTGTACTGCTACATCTACTGTTGATTTAGCTTGGTAAATTGCATCAACAATCTGTTTTTCTAAATCATCCCCAAGGCGGGTTTGCTGTCGGTAAGGTTCTTTATATTCTGAAGACTCGGAATGGTTAAAGTAAACTTTGACTAATAAATCTTGCGGTAGCGGTTGAAGACGTTTACTGTCAGACTGGACTCGTTGACAACCAGCGAGAGTAAGTATCAGTAAAAAGATAAAATAAAAATACCTTTGGGGAGAAAAAATTTGCACCTTAGTCTGCTAATCGTTGGGTGAACAAATTTATAATTCCCAAATAAGCAAGTTTTTCAACGCAGAATTAGCCAAATGTCAAAAGTTGCCAGCGTGTGTTTTCCGGAAATATAATATGCAAATTTATTTAGATTATAGTGCGACTACTCCCACTCGCTCTGAAGCGATCGCCGCAATGCAAGCAACCCTCACTCAACAGTGGGGCAATCCTTCCAGCTTACACGAGTGGGGACAGCGAGCAGCAACAGTTGTCGAACAAGCAAGAATGCAGGTTGCCGGATTAATTAACGCTGCCGATCCGGAATCGATTATCTTTACCTCTGGCGGCACCGAAGCTGATAATCTGGCAATTATGGGTATCGCCCGTTTGTACGCGGTTCCCCAACATATGATAATATCCAGTGTGGAACATTCTGCGATTTCTGAACCTGCACGATTATTGGAAATGTGGGGTTGGCAAATAACCCGCTTGCCGGTGGATGCGAAAGGGACAGTAAATCCTGTAGATTTAGAAGCAGCGTTGCAACCTAACACCGTGCTGATTTCCGTAATTTACGGTCAAAGTGAAGTTGGGACAGTCCAACCAATAGCCGAATTAGGAAATATTGCGCGATCGCATAACGTCATATTCCACACAGATGCTGTCCAAGTTGCCGGACGCTTGCCAATAAACGTACAATCATTGCCTGTAGATTTACTGAGTCTTTCCAGTCATAAAATATATGGATGCCAAGGTGCGGGAGCGCTGTATGTCCGTCCAGGTGTGGATTTAGCGCCTTTGTTGAGTGGTGGAGGGCAAGAAATGCGACTGCGTTCAGGTACGCAAGCAGTGCCAAATATTGCCGGATTTGGTGTGGCAGCAGAATTAGCAGCGCAAGAAATAGTAACAGAAACACCCCGTTTAATTAAATTACGCGATCGCTTGTTTTCCCAATTAGCCGATATTCCTGGTTTAATACCTACAGGTGATATAATTTACCGCTTACCTCATCATGTTAGTTTCTGTCTCGAACAAGCCGATGGGGAAAAACTCAGCGGTAAAACTTTAGTACGTCAGATGAATTTAGCTGGTATTGGTATTAGTGCAGGAGCCGCTTGTCATAGTGGTAAACTTAGTCCTAGCCCGATATTGTTAGCGATGGGCTATTCAGAGAAAGCTGCATTAGGAGCAATTCGCATGAGTTTAGGACGCGATACCACTTCCGCTGATGTAGATTGGGTAGCGATGGTGTTTAAGCAGATTTTGGAAAGGTTGACCGCATTGTATTTAGTAAAGCGGTGAAAGCAATCGGCACTAATTATCCACGTCGGATTGCTTGAGTAAATTCAGCAACAGCATCATACTGGTCAGCATGATTTATATATTGTAGCAGTAAAGCCTTGTCTAAATTTGGGAAGAAATTACTGCAATTTACTTCTTCATATTCACCTTGTTCAGTCAGGCAGAATATTTTAATTTCGTTAGATTTCCAAAACCAAACTTCAGATACTTTTTTGGGCTTGTATAATTCCTTTCTGTTAATAATACCGCTGGTAACAATAATTTCAATAACGATATCAGGAACTTCTCTTTTTGTGCCAATACTGTAAGACTCATCCGGAGTACCAGAAGCATATCCCGGTTCTTCTATAGTGAAACCACCGCGTTTGTAAAAGCGGATACCTAACTCTTTCATGTAAGCTTCTAGCAGCAAGCCAAAAGTACTTTTCACTTCCTCATGTTCTTCACCAATGGGGGACATAATTTCTAACATTCCTGATAAATAAGACAGTCGGACGTTGCGGTTATCCTTTAGCAGTGCTTCAATACCTTTAAATTCCTCCCAAGAAACATCACGTACAGTTACTAATTTTTCTTGTGTAGATTGATCTACAATTGGAATGCTCATATAAACACTTCCTTAAAAAGTTAAAAGTGCAATGTCAAGGCTGGGCTACTTATTGTGCAATGGCACAAAAGAGCTTACCCTACAGCTTAATACAATCTAAAATCCACAAAAGACAAAATTATTTAAAATGGCTGAACTTCCTAATACCTTAGAAGACGCGATCGCTCAAGCACAAGTCGCTACCCAAGCAGCGCTAACAGATGGTTATAAACGTCTGCAAGTTGAGTTAGTCTTTCCAGAACTCAAACATATGTCAGTCGCAAAGCAATTTCTACCAGCTTTTCAAGCATATGATTCTCGTCTGAAAATATTCTTTACTGATGCCGGTGCTGCGGCTCTTGCCCGTCGCGACTGGGCAGATGTACCATTTAAAATTGAAGATATTGGCAGCGGTAGAGTTGCTTCTCTAGAATCAAAAATTCAGCCAGAAGACGAAATTTTCTTATTTATCGCTCCCACTTCCGTAGAAGTGCCACAACTGGAAAAACTATGTGAATATATAGGCGATCGCCCTTTTGTCATTTTAAATCCTCGCTTAGATGATGCTGGAGTTGTGGGTATTGGTTATGCAGCAAGACAAGTCCGCGATCGCTTTATTAGCACTCTTGAATCATGTTATTACCTGCGTCCTGTAGATAATGAAACAGGTGTATTTCGCTGCTACCCTCAACAGTGGGAAGTCTGGGTGCAAAAAAGCGGCAATTACGAAAAAATAGCCGATTTACCCAAAAAACCAGCCGGTGACGAGGTGGATCTGATTCTCGCAAAAGGTTCGCAAACCTCAAATGGTACACGCACGAAAAAGCCCGGTGTATTCAAGAGTTTGCAACGTTTCCTCAAAGCGTTGAGTAGTTAGGAGTTTTACATGGCATCAAATATTAACAGGAAATACTGATGGAACGCTCAAAAATAGTGGCAATTATTACAGGTGCAATTTCAATAATTTTAGCGATCGCCTACCTAATTCTTGTCCAGTTGCTAGACTTTCGAGGTGAGATGAAACCTGCCCCCATTAGCCAACTTAACCAATCAGCAGTCATTACTTATCATCATCCAGCTGATGACAAAGGGGAAAAACTAGTATATATATCTTAAAAATCTAAATTCTTCAGATACCCGACTTCGAGCGAGAAGCCGGGTATCTTGTTTTTCACGATTTCTAAACAAATTGCTATAAAGGGTTGTTAACCGATAAAAAAAATGAGTGAAAATTCTTCAAGGATAAAGGCTGCCTAAGCAGCCCATCAACTGGACTTAAGACTACTTATTTAAGCGCGAGAAGTGTAAGTATCAACACTATTGATTTCAAACTCACACGCTCTAGAAACTACTTCTGGAGGTAATTCATCAAAACTGACTAATGGTAAATAAGAAGGATTTGCCATTAGTTCTTTTGCCAATAAAAATCCAGTAATAGTCCAGGTTTGAAATTTCCTGGCTTGCTTACCCATCAGTCGCCCTTTTTTACCATCATAATATTCGGGCCATTCATCATCACTCAAACGTGCTTCGGCAATTTCAATCGCCATTTGTGCGAGATTTGTTCTGTTAGTTTTTACCGCTGCTGCCGCTAACATCCACATTAAAACGGGCCAGCTACCACCATTATGATAAGACCAGGGAATATTTTTCGGGTCACATCCAGTTACAGTTCTGTATTCATCATTTTCCAAAGCGGGGAAACAGATTTTCATCGGCATATCTCCCACTAAATCGTCCCATCGTTTCTCGATGAGATTCATAATCGCTTGCGATTGCTCAACGCTTGCCAGATCGGAAACGATCGCCATCAAGTTTCCGAGTGTAAAAAAGCGAGTATCTAGCTGTGAAGGTCCAACATTACCTGCTAGATAACCACCTTTTTTTGGCAACCACTTATCTAATTCATAATAGGGAAGAGAATCTGCATATACATTGAAAAGATTAACCGCTGTTTTGCCATATTCTTCACCTTTGAAGCGATAAATTGCATTTAGGCGATTGATATCTATCCAATAATGCTGACGAATATGAGCGCATAATAGAGGTAAGCGGTTATCAATTGCTTCAACAATATCTTGATTGCCTTTACAAATTAGTAACTCGCGAGCAGCACGCAATGCAGCATAAAATAGAGTTTGAATTTCTAAAGGAT contains these protein-coding regions:
- a CDS encoding molybdopterin molybdotransferase MoeA, which encodes MLSVSDAEAIILNLVQPLHNQRDTEVVDLLADNRILASPVTSNLDFPHWDNSAMDGYAVRYEDVQHCSEEAPAVLEIIEEIPAGYQPQRTIKLGQAARIFTGAVMPAGGDTVVMQEKTRLEDNRVFILTAPKLQEFVRHKASYYQAGTELLPAGIVLNAPEIAVLAAAQCTQLRVCRKLRVAIFSTGNELVTPDKPLQPGQIVDSNQYAIASLVRQTGAEVLMLGIVKDDPEILKQVISQAIANADIIISSGGVSVGDYDYVEQILNSLSAKIHIRSVGMKPGKPLTFATFPNQNCLYFGLPGNPAAVLVTFWRFVQPAMKKMSGLADNWLSFVKARSHEELRSDGKRETYLWGKLHLVDGFYHFHVAGGSHSSGNLINLAQTNALAILPVGKTLISPGEEVQVLQVG
- a CDS encoding HAD-IA family hydrolase → MERPKVIFLDAVGTLFGVKGSVGEIYSQIAQEFGVQVPPDTLNKAFIQSFKASSPPIFPGAEQQDIPQREFDWWLQIACHTFERAGVLPQFSDFSAFFSELYIHFGTAEPWFIYPDVLASLVNWQGLGIQLGIISNFDSRLYSVLQDLQLREFFSSITISTQVGAAKPDRQIFLTALEKHNCPPELAWHIGDSIKEDYHGAKAVGLRGIWINRNGK
- a CDS encoding NAD(P)/FAD-dependent oxidoreductase, whose protein sequence is MTQQPARICILGGGFGGLHTALRLSQLPWATQKPEIVLVDQSDRFLFSPLLYELLTGELQTWEIAPPFEELLSNTGVRFCQSLVSEIDIDQQRVHLQNSQEIPYDRLVLALGGETPLDLVPGASSHAYPFRSVADAYNLEERLRVLEESPADKIRVAIVGGGYSGVELACKLADRLGERGRFRLVELSDQILRTSPEFNREAATKALEARGVFIDLETKVESLTQDSISLDYKNQVDTIPVDLVIWTVGTRVSPVVKNLPLKQNQRGQITTTPTLQVVDHPEIFALGDLADSHDIEGQQVPATAQAAFQQADYTAWNIWATLSDRPLLPFRYQQLGEMMTLGIDNATLTGLGVKLDGSLAAVARRLAYLYRMPTLDHQLKVGFNWLARPIIEILSK
- a CDS encoding GNAT family N-acetyltransferase; this encodes MRIKNDKIMIRQMQDEICDYQLMAKWLTDDKVLEFYEGRDNPFPLERIIETYKPQVMGDDPVIPCLVYYDKLPIGYIQYCLLDDLSENDRQTYCLNETNNVYAIDLFIGETNYWNQGIGTKILSTLVNYIFEELQADKIVIDPSVRNTRAIRCYDKCGFEKVKILPKHELHEGEYRDSWLMVRDRNKSLN
- a CDS encoding DUF1345 domain-containing protein codes for the protein MRSPDIPNSLKKIDSRHRLLTSICLAAFVLVILPHSLHLPTRILTAWDCGAYCLLVLTLVMMFKATPETMRRNAKREYQGRLAIFILIIAAACAGVLAIGFLLTDKKGISPMLLTLHVMLAVTTIIGSWLLVHTVFALQYARSYYQDHESKNEEIAGGLDFPSDVSRQAALGLRQPDFWDFLYFSFVIGMTSQVSDVQTTSREMRRLALLHGILSFFFNTTILAMSINIIASLI
- a CDS encoding phospholipase D-like domain-containing protein; protein product: MQIFSPQRYFYFIFLLILTLAGCQRVQSDSKRLQPLPQDLLVKVYFNHSESSEYKEPYRQQTRLGDDLEKQIVDAIYQAKSTVDVAVQELRLPKVAQALVDRQKAGVKVRLILENTYSRAWSSFTAAEVGKLNKREKERYQEFRQFIDINKDNQLSSEEIKQRDALAILRNAKVPIIDDRADNSRGSDLMHHKFVIVDNRIVIVTSANFTLSDIHGDYSNNTSLGNANNLLNIDSPELAALFTKEFNIMWGDGQAGKSDSKFGLKKPLRLPEKISLGANKITVQFSPTSPTQPWSKSSNGLIGKILNSATNNVDMALFVFSEQHLADILENRNQESVQIRALIEPQFAYRSYSEALDMMGIAFRNKCKYELNNHPWQNPITTVGVPLLPKGDLLHHKFAVIDGQIVITGSHNWSEAANNGNDETLLVIENPVVAAHYMREFERLYKKAKIGLPPKKLEKVKTQEKQCS
- a CDS encoding cysteine desulfurase family protein; this encodes MQIYLDYSATTPTRSEAIAAMQATLTQQWGNPSSLHEWGQRAATVVEQARMQVAGLINAADPESIIFTSGGTEADNLAIMGIARLYAVPQHMIISSVEHSAISEPARLLEMWGWQITRLPVDAKGTVNPVDLEAALQPNTVLISVIYGQSEVGTVQPIAELGNIARSHNVIFHTDAVQVAGRLPINVQSLPVDLLSLSSHKIYGCQGAGALYVRPGVDLAPLLSGGGQEMRLRSGTQAVPNIAGFGVAAELAAQEIVTETPRLIKLRDRLFSQLADIPGLIPTGDIIYRLPHHVSFCLEQADGEKLSGKTLVRQMNLAGIGISAGAACHSGKLSPSPILLAMGYSEKAALGAIRMSLGRDTTSADVDWVAMVFKQILERLTALYLVKR
- a CDS encoding Uma2 family endonuclease; amino-acid sequence: MSIPIVDQSTQEKLVTVRDVSWEEFKGIEALLKDNRNVRLSYLSGMLEIMSPIGEEHEEVKSTFGLLLEAYMKELGIRFYKRGGFTIEEPGYASGTPDESYSIGTKREVPDIVIEIIVTSGIINRKELYKPKKVSEVWFWKSNEIKIFCLTEQGEYEEVNCSNFFPNLDKALLLQYINHADQYDAVAEFTQAIRRG
- a CDS encoding DUF1995 family protein — its product is MAELPNTLEDAIAQAQVATQAALTDGYKRLQVELVFPELKHMSVAKQFLPAFQAYDSRLKIFFTDAGAAALARRDWADVPFKIEDIGSGRVASLESKIQPEDEIFLFIAPTSVEVPQLEKLCEYIGDRPFVILNPRLDDAGVVGIGYAARQVRDRFISTLESCYYLRPVDNETGVFRCYPQQWEVWVQKSGNYEKIADLPKKPAGDEVDLILAKGSQTSNGTRTKKPGVFKSLQRFLKALSS
- a CDS encoding glycoside hydrolase 100 family protein; amino-acid sequence: MQINELVTITSVDQEAWEALEKSILYYQGRPVGTVAAFDVSVEALNYDQCFIRDFVSSALLFLIKGRAEIVRNFLEETLKLQPKERELDAYKPGRGLIPASFKVVSHKGEEYLEADFGEHAIARVTPVDSCLWWMILLRAYVMSTKDFSLAYQPEFQKGIRLIMELCLATRFDMYPTLLVPDGACMIDRRLGIYGHPLEIQTLFYAALRAARELLICKGNQDIVEAIDNRLPLLCAHIRQHYWIDINRLNAIYRFKGEEYGKTAVNLFNVYADSLPYYELDKWLPKKGGYLAGNVGPSQLDTRFFTLGNLMAIVSDLASVEQSQAIMNLIEKRWDDLVGDMPMKICFPALENDEYRTVTGCDPKNIPWSYHNGGSWPVLMWMLAAAAVKTNRTNLAQMAIEIAEARLSDDEWPEYYDGKKGRLMGKQARKFQTWTITGFLLAKELMANPSYLPLVSFDELPPEVVSRACEFEINSVDTYTSRA